A genomic segment from Paenibacillus sp. FSL K6-1096 encodes:
- a CDS encoding TerC family protein, whose product MDWGLLLEYGWVLLVLVALEGLLAADNALVLAIMVKHLPDEERKKALFYGLAGAFVFRFGSLFVISYLVDIWQVQAIGAIYLLFIAGNHIFRKVLFKKPVTEEANESGNPEVVNKKKSSFWFTVLKVEVADIAFAVDSILAAVALAVALPPSGMGHIGGLDGGQFLVIFAGGFIGLVIMRFAASFFVKLLHTRPGLEVAAFFIVGWVGVKLAVITLAHPSLGVLSEDFAHSTWWKLTFYVVLIIIAATGWFMSSVKTEENTGENPVREVDKQLGK is encoded by the coding sequence ATGGATTGGGGATTACTATTAGAATACGGATGGGTATTGCTCGTTCTCGTAGCACTGGAGGGACTGCTTGCCGCGGATAACGCACTGGTACTTGCAATTATGGTAAAGCATCTTCCGGATGAGGAACGCAAAAAAGCCCTGTTTTACGGATTGGCCGGAGCCTTCGTGTTCCGCTTCGGATCGCTGTTTGTCATCTCCTATCTGGTGGATATCTGGCAGGTACAAGCCATCGGTGCGATTTATCTGTTATTCATTGCGGGGAATCATATTTTCCGGAAGGTATTGTTTAAGAAGCCGGTGACCGAGGAAGCTAATGAAAGCGGCAACCCTGAGGTCGTTAATAAGAAAAAATCAAGCTTCTGGTTCACTGTACTTAAGGTTGAGGTAGCTGATATCGCCTTTGCTGTTGACTCCATCCTCGCGGCTGTAGCCCTCGCCGTTGCCCTCCCTCCAAGCGGAATGGGCCACATCGGCGGACTCGACGGCGGACAGTTCCTCGTCATCTTCGCGGGCGGCTTCATCGGTCTGGTCATTATGCGGTTCGCTGCTTCCTTCTTCGTCAAGCTGCTTCATACCCGTCCGGGCCTTGAGGTTGCTGCCTTCTTCATCGTCGGCTGGGTTGGGGTTAAGCTGGCAGTCATCACATTGGCTCACCCGTCCCTGGGTGTATTGTCCGAGGACTTCGCCCACAGCACCTGGTGGAAGCTGACCTTCTACGTAGTGCTGATCATCATCGCTGCAACCGGCTGGTTCATGAGCAGTGTCAAAACTGAAGAAAACACCGGCGAGAATCCGGTACGTGAAGTCGACAAACAGCTTGGCAAATAA
- a CDS encoding ABC transporter permease, which yields MVKPRVMIYVLRLLLVFAGMNGVWYVAYLLMNHAILPSPGAVYEAMLQLGARNVAVNVGYSLLRIFEGVLLALLLGLLAGLLMGRSPRWNKLLDPVVYLTYPIPKIALLPVVMLFFGLGETSKVLMIMLILLFQIIISVRDGVKAIPESTYDVLTSIGASPLQKFWNVTLPGALSVILSTIRISLGTAISVLFFTEIYGTEHGMGFFIMDAWLRLDYPEMYAGIMLFSLVGFVLFLLVDLLDYRFMKWRR from the coding sequence ATGGTGAAGCCACGGGTTATGATTTATGTGCTGCGTCTGCTGCTGGTTTTTGCCGGGATGAACGGGGTCTGGTATGTCGCCTATCTGCTGATGAATCATGCCATTCTGCCCAGTCCCGGCGCGGTCTATGAGGCCATGCTCCAGCTCGGGGCCCGCAATGTGGCGGTGAATGTCGGCTACAGCCTGCTGCGGATCTTCGAGGGGGTGCTGCTGGCGCTGCTGCTCGGGCTGCTCGCTGGTCTGCTGATGGGCCGCTCCCCGCGCTGGAACAAGCTGCTTGACCCGGTGGTCTATCTGACGTACCCCATTCCGAAGATCGCGCTCCTGCCGGTGGTAATGCTGTTCTTCGGCCTGGGAGAGACCTCCAAGGTGCTGATGATCATGCTGATTCTGCTGTTCCAGATCATCATCTCGGTACGTGACGGCGTGAAGGCCATTCCCGAGAGCACCTATGACGTCCTGACCAGCATTGGCGCAAGCCCCTTGCAGAAGTTCTGGAATGTTACGCTGCCCGGAGCCTTGTCGGTGATCCTCAGCACGATCCGCATTTCGCTGGGGACGGCGATATCGGTCCTCTTTTTCACAGAGATCTATGGTACCGAGCATGGCATGGGCTTCTTCATTATGGACGCCTGGCTGCGGCTGGATTATCCCGAGATGTATGCCGGCATCATGCTGTTCAGTCTGGTCGGCTTCGTGCTGTTCCTGCTGGTGGATCTGCTCGACTACCGGTTTATGAAATGGCGGAGATAG
- a CDS encoding ABC transporter ATP-binding protein, with protein MSSLKTSGLHIHNLHVAYQNGQLVLGGMNLELPEHGIYTVIGPSGSGKSTLLRAIAGLLPGYGGELLFNGRPVHDRDTLIGLVPQNYGLLPWKTVRDNLRIAMNIARPGRGSRHRQEQDRQITQWLASMGIAELAGRYPLSLSGGQQQRVAIARAFAIRPTILLLDEPFSALDAITREGLQQMFIRNWQAHPVTALFVTHDVEEAILLGQKIIVLPAGQQEPPELVDNAGVFGMKHEDKRESQEYFEQSKRIRKVMMEKW; from the coding sequence ATGTCCAGTTTAAAAACTAGCGGTCTGCACATCCACAACCTGCATGTGGCTTACCAGAACGGACAGCTTGTACTCGGCGGCATGAACCTGGAGTTGCCCGAGCATGGAATATACACGGTCATCGGGCCTTCCGGCAGCGGCAAATCCACGCTGCTGCGGGCGATTGCCGGCCTGCTCCCCGGTTACGGCGGGGAGCTGCTGTTCAACGGCCGCCCGGTCCATGACAGGGATACGCTGATCGGGCTGGTGCCGCAGAATTACGGGCTGCTGCCCTGGAAGACCGTCCGTGACAATCTGCGGATTGCCATGAATATTGCCCGCCCCGGAAGAGGGAGCAGGCACCGGCAGGAGCAGGACCGGCAGATTACCCAGTGGCTTGCCTCTATGGGGATCGCAGAGCTTGCGGGCAGATATCCGCTCTCCCTCAGCGGGGGCCAGCAGCAGCGGGTGGCGATTGCCCGCGCTTTTGCCATCCGGCCTACGATTCTGCTGCTGGATGAGCCGTTCTCGGCGCTGGATGCGATCACTCGGGAGGGACTGCAGCAGATGTTCATCCGGAATTGGCAGGCGCATCCTGTGACCGCGCTGTTTGTAACCCATGATGTCGAGGAAGCGATTCTGCTCGGGCAGAAGATTATCGTCCTGCCGGCAGGGCAGCAGGAGCCGCCGGAGCTGGTGGACAACGCTGGCGTATTCGGGATGAAGCACGAAGACAAGCGGGAGAGCCAGGAATACTTCGAGCAGAGCAAGCGCATCCGGAAGGTAATGATGGAGAAATGGTGA
- a CDS encoding ABC transporter substrate-binding protein: MKTRNWKYLTKLVVLTAAVSMAAAGCGSANQGDNAKNTGSGNAAGTPAEAVTISLGLLPSIDAIPFIIAHEQGFDKQHDVNLDIQTFKSAKDRDVAFQAGKVDGLSADLVAISIYNEAGLDVKITSTTTGEFDLLTGNDEVKEVKDLKGKTVILSKNTSTQYTVAMMLKQAGLTEDDITVTEVPQIPTRLELLKNQKADAAVLPEPFVTMGKSAGLRVLSSTHSAGINPFVLAFPQSAIEAKGQGIRNMYAAYDEAVEYMKTHDQSDYIDLIIKEVGYPDTLKQDIKVPDYLPANQVDVKEVEAAFAWAREKGLLTKDLAAEEVISDVQFKN; encoded by the coding sequence ATGAAGACAAGAAACTGGAAATACCTTACGAAGCTGGTTGTATTGACCGCTGCTGTCAGTATGGCGGCTGCCGGCTGCGGCAGTGCGAATCAGGGGGACAATGCCAAGAACACAGGGTCCGGGAATGCCGCGGGCACGCCTGCTGAGGCCGTTACGATATCGCTGGGGCTGCTGCCTTCGATCGATGCGATTCCTTTTATTATTGCCCATGAGCAGGGCTTTGATAAACAGCATGATGTGAACCTGGATATTCAGACCTTCAAGAGCGCCAAGGACCGCGATGTAGCTTTTCAAGCCGGTAAGGTGGATGGCCTCAGCGCCGATCTGGTCGCGATCTCGATCTATAATGAAGCAGGCCTTGATGTCAAAATCACCAGCACCACCACAGGTGAATTCGACCTGCTGACCGGCAATGACGAAGTGAAAGAGGTTAAGGATCTGAAGGGGAAGACTGTGATTCTGTCCAAGAATACTTCGACCCAATATACCGTGGCCATGATGCTGAAGCAGGCAGGCCTGACGGAAGATGATATTACGGTAACCGAGGTGCCGCAGATTCCGACCCGCCTGGAGCTGCTTAAGAATCAGAAGGCCGATGCGGCTGTGCTGCCGGAGCCTTTTGTAACGATGGGTAAATCTGCCGGTCTGCGTGTCCTTAGCTCGACCCACAGTGCGGGGATTAATCCGTTTGTGCTGGCTTTTCCGCAGAGCGCCATTGAAGCCAAGGGACAGGGCATCCGCAACATGTATGCTGCCTATGACGAAGCTGTTGAATATATGAAGACACATGACCAGTCGGACTATATCGATCTGATTATCAAGGAAGTGGGTTACCCTGACACGCTGAAGCAGGATATTAAGGTGCCGGATTACCTCCCGGCGAACCAGGTCGATGTGAAGGAAGTGGAGGCTGCCTTCGCCTGGGCCCGCGAGAAGGGGCTGCTGACCAAGGATCTGGCAGCTGAAGAAGTGATCTCCGATGTCCAGTTTAAAAACTAG
- a CDS encoding histidine kinase, with amino-acid sequence MSDVILQQILTELQGMKSEIKDIKSDVRSLQSEFGTLKSEFGTLKTEFNTFKSEVVAELGTIKGDIVGIKEDIVGIKKDVVGIKEDVESIKEDTKLIPLIQQAVSEVNAEVVAGRDTLERIDRTLRGHDATLDILARRSIDHEAELKRLSASA; translated from the coding sequence ATGAGCGATGTCATTCTCCAGCAGATTCTAACTGAGCTGCAAGGGATGAAGTCTGAAATCAAAGATATCAAGTCAGATGTTAGAAGCCTTCAGTCAGAATTCGGTACATTAAAGTCAGAATTCGGTACTTTAAAGACAGAATTCAACACATTCAAATCGGAAGTTGTTGCGGAGCTGGGTACGATTAAGGGCGATATCGTGGGCATCAAAGAAGATATCGTGGGCATCAAAAAAGATGTCGTGGGTATCAAAGAAGATGTCGAGAGCATCAAGGAAGATACGAAGCTGATCCCGCTGATTCAGCAGGCGGTGTCCGAAGTCAACGCTGAAGTCGTTGCCGGCCGGGATACGCTGGAGCGGATCGACCGGACCCTTAGAGGACATGACGCAACGCTGGATATACTGGCCCGGCGTTCTATAGATCACGAAGCGGAGTTGAAGCGTTTATCCGCTTCCGCATAA
- a CDS encoding alpha/beta hydrolase family protein, whose amino-acid sequence MRDFTKELPPHTQKYIGEHDLYLEVFEGEGQPQGTEHRPPLLLIHGAYTGSWMWSKYIPHFIREGWTCYAMNLRGHYRSRVLDMTRITFEDYLEDIREVIKEVTAERGEAPIVIGFSMGGILSQKLAETERFAGLVLMDSSLCREVHDLVPYSGLVPSRPVNVVPAPVREEAASIDESAEDIAFQRKYLTMESARAFSAFSFFFSATGIPVDRSAVHCPCLVIHAVNSDEEERQGQANADYFRAEYRGLWNTTHTGLLVGQRYLEGVQTVLEWLKREADAAS is encoded by the coding sequence ATGAGAGATTTCACCAAGGAGCTGCCGCCGCATACGCAAAAATACATCGGTGAGCACGATCTGTATCTGGAGGTTTTTGAGGGGGAGGGACAGCCGCAAGGAACGGAGCATAGGCCGCCGCTGCTGCTGATACACGGTGCCTATACGGGAAGCTGGATGTGGAGCAAATACATCCCGCATTTCATCCGCGAAGGCTGGACCTGCTATGCCATGAATCTGAGAGGCCATTACCGCAGCAGGGTGCTGGATATGACAAGGATTACCTTCGAGGACTATCTGGAGGATATACGGGAAGTTATAAAGGAAGTAACCGCCGAGCGCGGGGAGGCTCCAATCGTCATCGGCTTCAGCATGGGCGGAATTCTGAGCCAGAAGCTGGCGGAGACGGAGAGGTTCGCCGGACTTGTGCTAATGGATTCAAGCCTTTGCCGGGAGGTTCATGATCTTGTGCCCTACAGTGGTCTCGTCCCGTCCAGGCCCGTTAATGTTGTACCGGCTCCGGTCCGGGAAGAAGCTGCCAGCATAGATGAGTCCGCAGAGGACATCGCCTTCCAGCGCAAATACCTGACGATGGAGTCGGCCCGGGCGTTCAGCGCGTTCTCCTTCTTCTTCAGTGCAACAGGCATACCGGTGGACAGGAGTGCAGTCCATTGCCCTTGTCTGGTGATCCATGCTGTGAATTCGGATGAGGAGGAGCGCCAGGGACAAGCGAATGCAGACTATTTCCGCGCAGAGTATAGAGGCCTGTGGAATACCACCCATACCGGACTGCTCGTAGGGCAGCGGTATCTGGAAGGGGTGCAGACGGTGCTGGAGTGGCTGAAGAGAGAGGCAGACGCTGCCAGTTGA
- a CDS encoding MarR family transcriptional regulator: MSRIREKVNRFLVQEMAQQGLEGIGTSHGDIIYALLHTERLTMAEISARIHKDKSTVTALVDKLVRLGLVTKVRDQEDTRYVYVALTARGQKLEPVFEAISSAMLDQFYRNISEEEKKTLLAILQKINTNL; the protein is encoded by the coding sequence ATGTCCAGAATCAGAGAGAAGGTTAACCGGTTCCTAGTGCAGGAGATGGCTCAGCAGGGGCTGGAGGGCATCGGCACCTCGCACGGGGATATTATCTATGCACTGCTTCATACAGAGAGGCTGACGATGGCTGAGATCTCAGCCCGGATTCATAAGGACAAATCGACCGTTACAGCGCTTGTAGACAAGCTGGTCCGGCTGGGGCTGGTGACGAAGGTAAGGGATCAGGAAGACACCCGGTACGTGTATGTTGCTTTGACCGCCCGGGGGCAGAAGCTGGAGCCGGTATTTGAAGCAATATCCTCTGCCATGCTGGATCAGTTCTACCGCAATATTTCGGAGGAGGAGAAGAAGACGCTGCTTGCTATTTTGCAGAAGATCAATACTAACCTATAA
- a CDS encoding helix-turn-helix domain-containing protein, with the protein MKQYHLGIEATLEIIGGKWKSLIICRLMPGPQRTSELARSIPGISQKVLIQQLRELERDGIIGRQVYQQMPPKVEYYITEYGITANAIIDLMCSWGRTNIAIRQQRGEEIILLENDSKQE; encoded by the coding sequence ATGAAGCAATATCATTTGGGAATTGAAGCAACACTGGAGATCATAGGGGGAAAGTGGAAATCGCTAATCATCTGCAGGCTGATGCCAGGGCCCCAAAGAACCAGCGAGCTTGCGCGCAGCATTCCGGGAATCTCGCAAAAGGTGCTGATCCAGCAGCTCCGCGAGCTTGAACGCGATGGTATCATCGGCAGACAGGTGTACCAGCAGATGCCGCCCAAAGTCGAATACTATATTACAGAGTACGGCATTACCGCCAATGCCATTATTGACCTGATGTGCTCCTGGGGCAGAACCAATATTGCCATCCGGCAGCAGCGGGGCGAGGAGATCATTCTGCTGGAGAATGACTCCAAGCAGGAGTGA
- a CDS encoding NAD(P)H-dependent oxidoreductase: MTTLVILAHPDIEASRVNRRWRQELLLHPDQVTIHELYKEYPDWKIDVASEQQLLEAHQHIIFQFPLYWYSYPPLLKKWLDDVFTHGWAYGSSGNKLKGKRMGLAMSIGDKKENYLPTGSVSFTVDEVIAPFKASAIHVGATPLPYFAVFGASFQASDEAIDQSAADYIQYILAHR, translated from the coding sequence ATGACAACCCTTGTAATTCTTGCCCATCCTGATATTGAAGCCTCCCGGGTGAACCGGAGATGGAGACAGGAGCTGCTGCTGCACCCGGACCAAGTAACGATCCATGAGTTATATAAAGAGTATCCGGACTGGAAAATCGACGTAGCGAGCGAGCAGCAACTGCTGGAGGCGCATCAGCATATTATTTTCCAGTTCCCGTTGTACTGGTACAGCTATCCCCCGTTATTAAAGAAGTGGCTCGACGATGTGTTCACACACGGCTGGGCTTACGGCTCAAGCGGCAACAAGCTGAAGGGGAAGAGAATGGGGCTGGCAATGTCCATCGGGGATAAAAAAGAGAATTATCTGCCCACCGGCTCTGTTTCTTTTACCGTAGACGAAGTGATCGCTCCGTTCAAGGCCAGCGCAATCCATGTCGGCGCAACCCCGCTGCCTTACTTCGCAGTCTTCGGAGCCTCCTTCCAGGCGAGTGACGAAGCCATCGACCAGAGTGCCGCCGATTATATCCAGTATATCCTTGCACACCGGTAA
- a CDS encoding retropepsin-like aspartic protease: protein MKIFYDGQLLAVQLTIYYQGNKLQINDVIIDTGSSHTVFSPDVLEEIGVTYENGDPVYEAYGVGGTVPFYTKVMDSIEINGLLIANVEVDVGVLPKTHKGLLGLDILRKYGFILDLENMELHSSHFND from the coding sequence ATGAAGATATTTTACGATGGACAACTCCTCGCCGTACAGCTCACAATATATTATCAAGGAAATAAATTACAAATAAATGATGTTATTATCGATACGGGCTCTTCACATACGGTTTTTAGTCCTGATGTTTTGGAAGAAATAGGTGTGACGTATGAAAACGGAGACCCTGTGTACGAGGCGTATGGCGTAGGTGGAACAGTACCTTTTTATACAAAAGTAATGGATAGCATCGAAATTAACGGTTTGTTGATTGCAAATGTTGAGGTAGATGTTGGAGTGCTGCCAAAAACTCATAAAGGTTTGCTGGGATTGGATATTCTAAGAAAGTACGGATTTATTCTTGATCTTGAGAACATGGAACTTCATTCCTCCCACTTCAACGATTAG
- a CDS encoding LuxR C-terminal-related transcriptional regulator — protein sequence MKGNEHHSKFLLTHREREVFELLVQDKTTRDIAGLLFISEKTVRNHISNVMQKLNVKGRSQAVVELIKLGELKI from the coding sequence TTGAAAGGGAACGAACATCATAGCAAATTTTTGTTGACGCATCGTGAACGCGAAGTATTCGAGCTTCTTGTGCAGGACAAAACTACACGGGATATTGCAGGACTTCTGTTCATCAGCGAAAAAACCGTCCGCAACCACATCTCCAACGTAATGCAGAAATTAAACGTAAAAGGCCGTTCACAAGCGGTAGTCGAGCTGATTAAGCTTGGGGAGCTGAAGATCTAG
- a CDS encoding MFS transporter translates to MAQGRQKIRFDRVNDYVKSPEKQRKLYIKTLWLVVISQIFGGAGLAAGLTVGALLAQDMLGSDSLSGLPAALFTLGSAAAALVVGSLSQRFGRRVGLAAGFIAGGAGAVGVVFAALWDQIALLFVSLLIYGAGTATNLQARYAGTDLAQPDQRAKAISTALVFTTIGAVAGPNLVEPTGRMAASIGLPALSGPFILAAAAYLIAGLVLLLFLHPDPFIVAKAIAEGESLNTSTQVKGGESLQEKGDASRPQSAHNRTGLIVGATVMVLTQIVMVGIMVMTPVHMKQHGHGLGDAGLVIGIHVACMYLPSLLTGVLVDKLGRTFMSYASGVTLLLAGLTAAFAPGESMGLLIVALALLGLGWNFGLISGTAAIIDSTMPKVRAKTQGTVDVLIALAGASGGALSGMVMAGVGYSMLSLAGGLMSLLLIPVVAWSWRKSPASHSEIQS, encoded by the coding sequence ATGGCTCAGGGACGGCAAAAAATCCGCTTTGACAGAGTAAATGATTACGTGAAATCGCCGGAGAAGCAAAGGAAGCTGTATATAAAAACGTTATGGCTTGTTGTTATCTCGCAAATATTCGGAGGGGCGGGGCTGGCTGCCGGGCTTACCGTCGGAGCGCTGCTTGCACAGGACATGCTGGGCAGCGACAGCCTTTCCGGTCTTCCCGCAGCTTTGTTTACGCTGGGCTCCGCGGCGGCAGCGCTTGTTGTAGGAAGCTTGTCACAGCGGTTTGGGCGGAGAGTCGGGCTGGCAGCCGGATTTATAGCGGGTGGAGCCGGAGCGGTTGGCGTTGTGTTTGCCGCGCTTTGGGATCAGATAGCGCTGCTGTTTGTGTCCCTGTTGATTTATGGAGCGGGCACGGCAACCAATCTGCAAGCCCGGTACGCGGGTACGGACCTGGCGCAGCCGGATCAGCGGGCCAAAGCAATCAGTACAGCACTGGTGTTTACGACGATTGGTGCGGTGGCAGGTCCCAATCTGGTAGAGCCGACTGGCCGCATGGCGGCCTCCATCGGTCTTCCTGCCTTATCGGGGCCGTTTATTCTGGCGGCAGCTGCTTATTTGATAGCGGGCCTGGTGCTGCTGCTGTTTCTTCACCCTGATCCGTTTATCGTTGCCAAGGCAATTGCCGAAGGGGAGAGCCTGAATACAAGCACGCAGGTGAAAGGCGGAGAAAGTCTCCAGGAGAAGGGAGACGCAAGCCGCCCGCAGAGCGCCCATAACCGGACAGGACTTATTGTGGGAGCAACGGTTATGGTGCTTACCCAAATCGTAATGGTAGGCATTATGGTCATGACGCCCGTTCATATGAAGCAGCATGGCCATGGTCTTGGCGATGCAGGTCTGGTAATCGGCATCCATGTCGCATGCATGTATTTGCCTTCCCTGCTGACTGGCGTGCTGGTGGATAAGCTTGGACGCACCTTTATGTCCTATGCATCAGGTGTAACACTGCTGCTGGCGGGTTTAACCGCAGCTTTTGCACCAGGCGAATCCATGGGCTTGCTTATTGTGGCCTTGGCGCTTCTCGGCCTAGGCTGGAACTTTGGCCTGATTAGCGGAACGGCGGCTATTATCGACTCCACGATGCCAAAGGTTCGTGCGAAGACGCAAGGCACGGTCGATGTGCTGATTGCGCTGGCCGGAGCGTCCGGCGGCGCTTTGTCTGGCATGGTTATGGCTGGTGTTGGCTATTCCATGCTTTCACTTGCCGGAGGCTTGATGTCCTTGTTGCTGATTCCGGTGGTTGCCTGGTCATGGAGGAAAAGTCCAGCTTCTCATTCTGAAATCCAGTCATAA
- a CDS encoding LacI family DNA-binding transcriptional regulator, with product MANIKEIARMAGVSVTTVSRVLNNHPYVSKDKRAAVLNTIEQLDYTRNMNAVHLITGRTGAVAVILPYIHAFYFSIIMNGIAHEALLSQYRLIVCQSNYREEEEVKVLEMLRHKEIDGVIIISTALKPDIIEEYTAYGPVVTCQDSGERRYSSVYIEHYAAFRQGLEYLTGKGYRSIGYCEGRSNGSSAVIRQAAYREFIAGHKLAFEEEWMIYDCTTEEDGAAVAQSLLKMAKRPEAMIITGDHVAAGLIIEARRAGLRIPGDLAVMGFDNQPIGRLLEITTIDNHLHDMGAAAFRIIHEQIHSDHPAPVYRKLDYRIIERSTV from the coding sequence GTGGCTAATATCAAAGAAATTGCCCGGATGGCCGGAGTGTCCGTCACCACCGTCTCGCGGGTGTTGAATAATCATCCTTATGTCAGCAAGGACAAAAGAGCCGCCGTACTGAATACGATTGAGCAGCTGGATTATACCCGCAATATGAACGCCGTACACCTGATTACCGGACGTACCGGTGCGGTGGCGGTGATTCTTCCGTATATTCATGCATTTTATTTCTCGATTATTATGAATGGAATTGCCCATGAGGCGCTGCTCTCGCAATACCGGCTGATTGTGTGCCAGAGCAATTATCGGGAGGAAGAAGAAGTGAAGGTGCTGGAGATGCTGCGCCATAAAGAGATTGACGGTGTCATTATTATATCCACTGCGCTGAAGCCGGACATTATCGAGGAGTATACGGCTTACGGCCCGGTCGTCACATGCCAGGACAGCGGAGAGCGCCGCTATTCTTCGGTCTATATTGAGCATTATGCAGCGTTCAGGCAGGGGCTGGAGTACCTGACCGGTAAAGGTTACCGTTCCATCGGGTATTGCGAAGGACGGAGTAACGGCAGCAGTGCCGTGATCCGGCAGGCTGCTTACCGGGAATTTATTGCCGGGCACAAGTTGGCTTTTGAGGAGGAATGGATGATCTATGACTGTACTACGGAGGAAGATGGCGCCGCCGTCGCACAGTCGCTGCTGAAGATGGCTAAACGGCCGGAGGCGATGATTATCACCGGAGATCATGTGGCTGCCGGACTGATCATTGAGGCGCGCAGGGCCGGACTCCGCATCCCGGGAGACCTCGCAGTCATGGGCTTTGACAACCAGCCGATCGGCCGGCTGCTTGAGATCACCACCATCGACAACCACCTGCATGATATGGGAGCCGCTGCCTTCCGCATCATCCATGAACAGATCCATTCGGACCATCCTGCTCCGGTCTACCGCAAGCTGGACTACCGGATTATTGAGCGGTCCACGGTTTAG
- the efeO gene encoding iron uptake system protein EfeO yields MKISYAVPAGLLAASLLFAGCAGKDNSINVNTSNNSGNNAAAQTGSGAESVEKTGTGMGADFTTAIDEYRKYVIAECDEFVKQTEGFTDAVKAGKLEEAKALYAPARMHYERIEPIAEALGDLDPNIDARENDVDAAQWRGFHKLEQALWQNNTTEGMTDVADRLLKDAQLLRAKVETAGIDANLLVTGAVELLNEVSSSKVTGEEERYSHTDLYDFVANVEGAQKIYELLKPELAKKDPDLAQTIGGRFTALLNELAPFKSGDGYVSYETLKEDEIRKLSQNLDALAEPLSNMGTILGV; encoded by the coding sequence ATGAAGATCAGTTATGCAGTGCCAGCTGGGCTGCTTGCAGCCTCTCTCCTGTTCGCCGGATGTGCGGGCAAGGATAACAGCATCAACGTTAATACCAGCAACAACTCAGGGAATAATGCTGCAGCCCAGACAGGCAGCGGGGCAGAAAGTGTTGAGAAGACCGGCACTGGAATGGGCGCAGATTTCACCACAGCGATTGACGAATACCGTAAATATGTCATTGCAGAATGCGATGAATTCGTCAAACAGACCGAAGGCTTCACAGATGCCGTCAAGGCGGGCAAGCTGGAAGAGGCCAAAGCACTGTATGCTCCGGCGCGTATGCATTATGAGCGGATCGAGCCGATCGCCGAAGCGCTCGGAGACCTGGACCCGAACATCGATGCCCGTGAGAATGATGTAGATGCAGCGCAGTGGCGCGGCTTCCATAAGCTGGAGCAAGCGCTGTGGCAGAACAACACTACAGAAGGTATGACAGATGTCGCGGACCGTCTGCTGAAGGACGCGCAATTGCTGCGCGCCAAGGTGGAGACTGCCGGCATTGACGCTAATCTGCTCGTTACCGGAGCTGTAGAACTGCTGAATGAAGTCTCCTCGTCCAAAGTTACCGGGGAAGAGGAGCGGTATTCGCATACGGATTTGTATGATTTTGTGGCAAATGTGGAGGGAGCCCAGAAGATCTATGAGCTGCTGAAGCCGGAGCTGGCCAAAAAAGACCCGGATCTCGCGCAAACGATCGGCGGCCGGTTCACAGCCTTGCTGAATGAGCTGGCTCCGTTCAAGTCCGGAGATGGATACGTGTCTTATGAGACACTGAAGGAAGATGAAATCCGCAAGCTAAGCCAGAATCTCGATGCCTTGGCCGAGCCGCTATCCAATATGGGAACGATTCTGGGAGTGTGA